In one Mucilaginibacter ginsenosidivorax genomic region, the following are encoded:
- a CDS encoding alpha/beta hydrolase, whose translation MKKLILICFLLSASAAFAQHIPAGKVIEEQNVKSDILDYNVKYAIYLPADYETSNRTYPVVYLLHGYGDDQTGWLQFGEINRYADKAIAEGKIPPMIIVMPDAKTTFYINSYDGKRNYEDFFFKEFIPTIEKDYRIKGTKKYRAVAGLSMGGFGTLIYSIKHPEMFSAAAALSAAVRNDEDFMGITDARWAEAYAKVFGPNLKGAERLNDTWKANSILGLIQSKTADDLNDVRYWIDCGDDDALSKGNSLLHVALMDKKVPHEFRIRDGAHNWTYWRTGIIDALNFIGDSFRQK comes from the coding sequence ATGAAAAAACTTATTCTAATCTGCTTTCTCCTTTCTGCATCTGCTGCATTTGCACAGCATATCCCGGCCGGCAAGGTGATAGAGGAACAAAATGTAAAGAGCGACATTTTGGATTATAACGTAAAATACGCCATTTACCTGCCTGCCGATTATGAAACATCAAACCGTACCTACCCGGTAGTTTACCTGCTGCATGGCTACGGCGACGACCAAACCGGCTGGCTGCAATTTGGCGAGATTAACCGTTATGCCGATAAAGCCATCGCCGAAGGTAAAATCCCGCCGATGATTATTGTAATGCCCGATGCAAAAACTACATTTTACATTAATTCGTACGATGGTAAACGTAATTACGAAGATTTCTTTTTTAAGGAATTTATCCCCACAATCGAAAAAGACTACCGCATAAAGGGGACCAAAAAGTACCGCGCCGTAGCCGGTTTATCGATGGGCGGATTTGGAACCTTAATTTACAGCATCAAACACCCCGAAATGTTCTCGGCAGCGGCGGCATTAAGCGCAGCCGTACGTAACGACGAAGATTTCATGGGCATTACCGATGCCCGCTGGGCCGAGGCCTATGCCAAAGTTTTCGGCCCCAACCTTAAAGGTGCCGAGCGATTAAATGATACATGGAAAGCAAATTCTATTTTGGGCTTAATTCAAAGCAAAACAGCCGACGATCTTAACGATGTGCGCTACTGGATTGATTGCGGTGATGATGACGCTCTAAGCAAAGGCAATTCGCTGTTACACGTTGCCCTGATGGACAAAAAAGTTCCCCACGAGTTCCGCATCCGCGACGGCGCCCACAACTGGACCTACTGGCGCACCGGCATTATTGATGCATTAAACTTTATCGGGGATAGCTTTAGACAGAAATAG